AACACACCGCTTCAAGCACTCACGCTTATGAACGATGTCGGCATGCTAGAAGCCGCTCGGGTGCTTGCCGATTCGGTCGTCGGTCGAAACAACGACTCTCCAAAATCCGCCATGCACGAAGGCATCGCACAACTGGCCAACCAGATCCTTTCCAGAACGCTTAGCGAAACCGAAAGTGAATCGGTTGAGACACTATGGCAACGAGCACACGATCATTTCGAGACTCATCCAGAAGACGCCGCCCGATACACCACCGTGGGTCAACAACCGAATCCCGACGCGACTCAGGTTGCCGACACAGCCGCATGGATGACCGTTGCCAATTTGATCATGAACCTCGACGAGGCGATTTCCTATGAATAAGCATCCTTTCTCCCAATCCAATTCAAACGTGAATCCGGAAGCTCTCCGTGCCCAACTGGGACGCCGCAGCTTCTTGGCCCAAGGTGGATTCAATATTGGTGCGATCGCGGCCAGCACCATGCTGGGATCAGAAACGACGCTAGCCGATTCGATCAAACGATCTTTACCGCACTTCGCCCCGAAAGCCAAACGGGTCATTTTCCTAACCCAGTCCGGTGGCCCGTCCCAAATCGAACTGTTTGAAGACAAACCGGAACTGGCGGCATTGGCGGGCACGAAACTTCCCGACAGCATTCGCCAGGGTCAACGGCTTACCGGCATGACCAAGGGCAAGCCCCAGTTGATCCTACCATCACTGGCAAAGGTTTCCCGTCATGGCCAATCTGGCGCCACCGTGGGTGAATGGTTGCCCCACACCGCATCGATTGCAGATGAACTGTGCTTCGTCAAATCGATGGTTACTGATCAAATCAATCATGCTCCCGCCATGACCAAGTTCCTAACCGGTCATCAATTGGCAGGTCGTCCCAGTTTCGGCAGTTGGGCAAGTTACGGCCTGGGCAGCATGAACCGAAACCTGCCTGACTACATCGTCTTGATCTCGCGAATGAAGCGTCCCAGTGATCAACCGCTATACGATCACTACTGGGGCAGTGGGTTTCTGCCATCGAAGCATCAAGGCGTCAAACTACGAAGTGCCAAAGATCCAGTCTTGTACCTACAAGACCCCGATGGCTTTCCCAAGTCACTACGTCGAGAAATGCTCAGCAGCCTTGGTGCGATCAACCGCGACCACCATGCCGAAATGCTGGACCCCGAAATCCAAACGCGAATCGAACAATACGAAATGGCGTTTCGGATGCAAACCAGCATCCCCGAACTAGCCGACCTCAGCGACGAGCCCGAATCCACCTTTGAAATGTATGGCCCTGATTCGCGTCGCCCCGGCAGCTATGCGGCTAACTGCATTCTGGCTCGACGGCTAGCCGAGCGTGACGTGCGATTCATCCAACTGTTCCATCCGGACTGGGACCATCATTCCCGCTTAGGTGCATGGTGCGTTTCCAGGTGCGTCGACACCGATCAACCCAGTGCCGCCCTGATCAAGGATCTCAAACAACGCGGATTGCTCGACGACACGCTGGTCATCTGGGGCGGCGAATTCGGACGGAGTGTTGCCGGGCAAGGCAAATGGGACGATCCCGAGGCAGGCCGCGACCACCACCCGCGTTGCTTCACCGTATGGATGGCCGGCGGCGGCATCAAGCCCGGCATGACCCATGGCGCAACCGACGAATTCAGCTACAACGTCGTCGAAAACCCGGTCCATGTTCGCGATCTGCACGCCACGGCTTTGAACCTGATGGGCATCGACCACGAACGCTTCACGCA
This window of the Neorhodopirellula lusitana genome carries:
- a CDS encoding DUF1501 domain-containing protein, with protein sequence MNKHPFSQSNSNVNPEALRAQLGRRSFLAQGGFNIGAIAASTMLGSETTLADSIKRSLPHFAPKAKRVIFLTQSGGPSQIELFEDKPELAALAGTKLPDSIRQGQRLTGMTKGKPQLILPSLAKVSRHGQSGATVGEWLPHTASIADELCFVKSMVTDQINHAPAMTKFLTGHQLAGRPSFGSWASYGLGSMNRNLPDYIVLISRMKRPSDQPLYDHYWGSGFLPSKHQGVKLRSAKDPVLYLQDPDGFPKSLRREMLSSLGAINRDHHAEMLDPEIQTRIEQYEMAFRMQTSIPELADLSDEPESTFEMYGPDSRRPGSYAANCILARRLAERDVRFIQLFHPDWDHHSRLGAWCVSRCVDTDQPSAALIKDLKQRGLLDDTLVIWGGEFGRSVAGQGKWDDPEAGRDHHPRCFTVWMAGGGIKPGMTHGATDEFSYNVVENPVHVRDLHATALNLMGIDHERFTHRFQGLDFKLTGVESSKVITDLIS